Proteins from a genomic interval of Zingiber officinale cultivar Zhangliang chromosome 1B, Zo_v1.1, whole genome shotgun sequence:
- the LOC121979002 gene encoding dihydroorotase, mitochondrial-like isoform X2: MPTSCCFACQRSWISYHPSSINLRRHRFVVASSAAAGMELSLTRPDDWHLHLREGELLHAVASHSARQFGRAIVMPNLKPPITTTEAAVAYRQSILKALPEGSVFDPLMTLYLTDNTSPEEIKLARQSGVVFAVKLYPAGATTNSQDGVTDIFGKCLPVLEEMAKHNMPLLVHGEVTDPSVDIFDREKVFIETILEPLLKKLPHLKIVMEHITTMEAVKFIESCSEGEAIVSAVTSGSNRYFLGTDSAPHERRRKECTCGCAGIYNAPVALSLYAKVFEQAGSLDKLEAFTSFNGPDFYGLPRNTSKIKLRKSSWKVPVSYPYEHGEIVPMFAGETLEWLPSNN, translated from the exons ATGCCAACCTCCTGCTGTTTTGCTTGCCAGCGATCTTGGATCTCCTACCATCCGAGTTCGATCAATCTGAGAAGGCATCGATTTGTCGTGGCATCGTCCGCGGCGGCCGGAATGGAGCTCTCCCTGACGCGGCCGGACGACTGGCACCTCCACCTGCGCGAGGGTGAGCTCCTCCATGCGGTGGCGTCCCACAG CGCGAGGCAATTTGGGAGGGCGATAGTAATGCCGAACCTGAAACCCCCTATTACAACCACAGAAGCGGCGGTGGCTTATCGCCAGTCCATCCTGAAGGCGCTGCCGGagggtagtgtatttgatccccTCATGACGCTCTATCTCACAGACAACACCAGCCCCGAGGAGATCAAACTTGCCA GACAAAGTGGAGTGGTCTTTGCTGTAAAATTATATCCTGCTGGAGCAACTACCAATTCTCAAGATGGGGTTACTGATATATTTGGAAAGTGTTTACCCGTGTTAGAAGAAATGGCAAAACATAATATGCCATTGCTG GTCCATGGCGAAGTTACTGATCCAAGTGTTGACATCTTCGACCGAGAAAAAGTTTTCATTGAAACAATTTTAGAACCATTGCTAAAGAAACTTCCACATCTGAAAATTGTGATGGAACACATAACTACAATGGAAGCTGTTAAATTTATCGAATCATGCAGTGAAG GAGAAGCTATAGTATCTGCCGTGACAAGTGGCAGCAATCGATATTTCCTCGGTACGGATAGTGCTCCGCACGAAAGGCGAAGAAAAGAATGTACTTGTGGATGTGCAGGAATATACAATGCTCCTGTTGCTCTATCACTTTATGCCAAAGTATTCGAGCAG GCTGGCTCACTCGACAAACTGGAAGCGTTCACAAGCTTCAATGGACCTGATTTTTACGGACTCCcaaggaatacctcaaagatcaAACTGAGAAAGAGCTCCTGGAAGGTGCCCGTGTCTTACCCATACGAACATGGAGAAATAGTACCTATGTTTGCTGGCGAAACCCTCGAATGGCTTCCATCAAATAACTGA
- the LOC121979002 gene encoding dihydroorotase, mitochondrial-like isoform X1: MPTSCCFACQRSWISYHPSSINLRRHRFVVASSAAAGMELSLTRPDDWHLHLREGELLHAVASHSARQFGRAIVMPNLKPPITTTEAAVAYRQSILKALPEGSVFDPLMTLYLTDNTSPEEIKLARQSGVVFAVKLYPAGATTNSQDGVTDIFGKCLPVLEEMAKHNMPLLVHGEVTDPSVDIFDREKVFIETILEPLLKKLPHLKIVMEHITTMEAVKFIESCSEGSVAATVTPQHLILNRNSLFQGGLQPHNYCLPVLKREIHREAIVSAVTSGSNRYFLGTDSAPHERRRKECTCGCAGIYNAPVALSLYAKVFEQAGSLDKLEAFTSFNGPDFYGLPRNTSKIKLRKSSWKVPVSYPYEHGEIVPMFAGETLEWLPSNN, encoded by the exons ATGCCAACCTCCTGCTGTTTTGCTTGCCAGCGATCTTGGATCTCCTACCATCCGAGTTCGATCAATCTGAGAAGGCATCGATTTGTCGTGGCATCGTCCGCGGCGGCCGGAATGGAGCTCTCCCTGACGCGGCCGGACGACTGGCACCTCCACCTGCGCGAGGGTGAGCTCCTCCATGCGGTGGCGTCCCACAG CGCGAGGCAATTTGGGAGGGCGATAGTAATGCCGAACCTGAAACCCCCTATTACAACCACAGAAGCGGCGGTGGCTTATCGCCAGTCCATCCTGAAGGCGCTGCCGGagggtagtgtatttgatccccTCATGACGCTCTATCTCACAGACAACACCAGCCCCGAGGAGATCAAACTTGCCA GACAAAGTGGAGTGGTCTTTGCTGTAAAATTATATCCTGCTGGAGCAACTACCAATTCTCAAGATGGGGTTACTGATATATTTGGAAAGTGTTTACCCGTGTTAGAAGAAATGGCAAAACATAATATGCCATTGCTG GTCCATGGCGAAGTTACTGATCCAAGTGTTGACATCTTCGACCGAGAAAAAGTTTTCATTGAAACAATTTTAGAACCATTGCTAAAGAAACTTCCACATCTGAAAATTGTGATGGAACACATAACTACAATGGAAGCTGTTAAATTTATCGAATCATGCAGTGAAG GTTCTGTTGCTGCAACAGTGACACCACAACACCTTATTCTGAATAGAAACTCTTTATTTCAAGGTGGATTACAACCTCACAATTACTGTCTCCCAGTACTAAAACGAGAGATCCACA GAGAAGCTATAGTATCTGCCGTGACAAGTGGCAGCAATCGATATTTCCTCGGTACGGATAGTGCTCCGCACGAAAGGCGAAGAAAAGAATGTACTTGTGGATGTGCAGGAATATACAATGCTCCTGTTGCTCTATCACTTTATGCCAAAGTATTCGAGCAG GCTGGCTCACTCGACAAACTGGAAGCGTTCACAAGCTTCAATGGACCTGATTTTTACGGACTCCcaaggaatacctcaaagatcaAACTGAGAAAGAGCTCCTGGAAGGTGCCCGTGTCTTACCCATACGAACATGGAGAAATAGTACCTATGTTTGCTGGCGAAACCCTCGAATGGCTTCCATCAAATAACTGA